One part of the Mangrovibacillus cuniculi genome encodes these proteins:
- a CDS encoding flagellar hook-basal body protein gives MLRGFYTAASGMLTQQRRTEMLTNNMANANTPGFKADQASLRAFPEMLLQRMEEGGSIPTENGLRLPISPSIGSLNTGVYMQEGLPQFMQGALRQTDLTTDIALADIDIPVDEESGLQGVTFFTIQNAQGDIRYTRNGNFTLDGAGFLTMPDGSYVLSTEGQPIQLQSDQFTVRQDGVILENNEEIAQLGIAFSAQPQAMVKEGNGHYRLENGQENPVLPSAYANQDVRFDLRQGYIERSNVDVTRTMTDMMTAYRTFEANQKVLQAYDRSLEKAVTEIGRIG, from the coding sequence ATGTTAAGAGGTTTTTACACTGCTGCTTCAGGAATGCTTACACAACAACGAAGAACCGAGATGCTAACAAATAACATGGCAAACGCGAATACGCCAGGCTTTAAAGCTGATCAAGCGTCGCTTCGTGCTTTTCCAGAAATGCTATTGCAGCGTATGGAAGAAGGGGGTTCCATTCCTACAGAGAATGGCCTTCGTTTACCCATTTCGCCATCAATTGGTTCGCTAAATACAGGCGTTTACATGCAAGAAGGATTGCCACAGTTCATGCAAGGGGCTCTCCGACAAACGGACTTGACGACTGATATTGCTTTAGCGGATATAGATATACCTGTTGATGAGGAGTCGGGACTTCAAGGTGTAACCTTCTTTACCATCCAAAACGCACAAGGAGACATTCGTTATACGCGAAATGGAAACTTTACTTTGGATGGCGCAGGATTCCTTACGATGCCAGACGGGAGTTACGTCCTGAGCACAGAAGGTCAACCAATCCAGTTGCAAAGTGACCAATTCACGGTCCGTCAAGACGGTGTTATTTTAGAAAATAACGAAGAAATTGCGCAACTTGGCATAGCATTTTCGGCACAGCCACAAGCAATGGTGAAAGAAGGAAACGGACATTATCGCTTGGAAAATGGGCAAGAGAACCCGGTACTTCCATCTGCTTATGCGAACCAAGATGTCCGATTTGATTTACGTCAAGGGTATATTGAACGCTCCAATGTGGACGTTACAAGAACCATGACAGACATGATGACGGCGTACCGTACATTCGAAGCGAACCAAAAAGTATTGCAAGCATATGACCGTAGCTTAGAAAAAGCCGTGACGGAAATCGGTAGAATAGGGTAA
- a CDS encoding rod shape-determining protein gives MLAKDIGIDLGTANVLIHVKGKGIVLNEPSVVAIDKNTNRVLAVGEDARRMVGRTPGNIIAIRPLKDGVIADFDVTESMLKYFINKLNVKGFLSKPRILICCPTNITSVEKKAIREAAEKSGGKQVELAEEPKVAAIGAGMDIFMPSGNMVVDIGGGTTDVAVLSMGDIVTSASIKMAGDRFDNEILQYIKKEYKLLIGERTAEDIKIKIATVFPGSRSESLEIRGRDMVSGLPRTITVHSEEIELALRESVSVIVQAAKNVLEKTPPELSADIIDRGVILTGGGALLHGIDMLLAEELKVPVLVAENPLDCVAIGTGIMLENMDKIKRRSIV, from the coding sequence ATGTTAGCAAAAGATATCGGAATTGATTTAGGTACAGCAAACGTTCTTATTCACGTAAAAGGAAAAGGGATTGTTCTGAATGAGCCATCCGTTGTAGCAATTGATAAAAATACGAATAGAGTATTGGCAGTAGGAGAGGACGCACGTCGCATGGTTGGACGTACTCCAGGAAACATTATTGCGATCCGTCCGCTAAAAGATGGCGTAATCGCAGACTTTGATGTAACCGAATCCATGCTGAAATACTTCATTAATAAGCTGAATGTAAAAGGGTTCCTATCGAAGCCTCGTATTCTAATTTGCTGTCCAACTAACATCACAAGTGTGGAAAAGAAAGCAATCCGTGAAGCGGCAGAAAAAAGTGGTGGGAAGCAAGTAGAACTTGCGGAAGAGCCAAAAGTAGCAGCAATCGGAGCTGGAATGGACATCTTTATGCCAAGTGGAAACATGGTAGTAGACATTGGTGGAGGAACAACGGACGTTGCTGTATTATCTATGGGCGATATCGTAACATCTGCTTCTATTAAAATGGCGGGTGACCGTTTTGATAACGAAATCCTTCAATACATCAAAAAAGAGTACAAGTTGTTAATCGGAGAAAGAACAGCGGAAGACATTAAAATCAAAATTGCAACCGTATTCCCGGGTAGCCGTAGCGAATCGCTTGAAATTCGTGGACGCGATATGGTGTCTGGTTTGCCTAGAACGATTACTGTACATTCGGAGGAAATCGAATTAGCACTTCGTGAGTCCGTGTCTGTTATTGTTCAAGCGGCGAAAAACGTACTAGAGAAAACACCACCAGAACTATCTGCAGACATTATTGATCGTGGTGTAATCCTAACAGGTGGTGGAGCGCTTCTACACGGCATTGATATGCTACTAGCAGAAGAACTAAAAGTACCGGTACTAGTGGCAGAAAATCCATTAGACTGCGTGGCAATTGGTACAGGTATTATGCTTGAAAACATGGATAAAATTAAACGTCGTTCCATCGTATAA
- the spoIIID gene encoding sporulation transcriptional regulator SpoIIID codes for MHDYIKERTIKIGKYIVETKKTVRVIAKEFGVSKSTVHKDLTERLPEINPDLANEVKDILDYHKSIRHLRGGEATKQKYRKDEMGNEVVN; via the coding sequence GTGCACGATTACATCAAAGAGAGAACAATCAAGATAGGGAAATATATCGTGGAGACAAAAAAGACCGTTCGCGTCATTGCGAAAGAATTTGGCGTATCCAAGAGTACGGTTCATAAAGATCTTACCGAGAGATTACCCGAAATTAACCCAGATCTAGCTAATGAAGTAAAAGATATTCTAGACTATCACAAGTCTATTCGTCACCTAAGAGGTGGAGAAGCAACGAAGCAAAAATATCGTAAAGATGAAATGGGAAATGAAGTAGTGAACTAA
- a CDS encoding sodium:solute symporter family protein, with amino-acid sequence MDAQFLVSMIIILATFALYIGIAVYNKATQTSDFYVAGRGVPPVFNGMAIGADWMSAASFIGLAGTIMLLGYDGLAYIMGWTGGYLFLTFLLAPQLRKYGRYTVPEFIGDRYNSHSARVIAAICTILISFVYSIGQLSGSGVVIGRLFEIDAKVGTMIGVVLIAFYAAFGGMKGITWTQVAQYLVLIIAYIIPVVFMSLQITANPLPWLSYGSIVEKMGQLDRDLGISEYFAPFTNGTKWQFLALMFTLMAGTAGLPHVIVRFYTVSTMKAARWSGAWALLFIGLLYLTAPAYAAFSRFILMTKIAGSELANLPAWTKSWVDTGKLQLADNNEDGILQWSELVISNDIVVMATPEIANLGMFVIGLVAAGAMAAALSTAGGLLISISSSFAHDIYYRVLKPDASERNRLFVARATIIGATVIAGLVALNPPGVITQIVAWAFAIASGTFFPALILGVWWKRSNTPGVISGLLIGLLVTLTYIFLARAGFTVAGIGDTGAGVFGAAAGFLSNIVVSLFTKAPSKELQDEVTNLRYPEQMVYKDGDVFMK; translated from the coding sequence ATGGACGCTCAATTTCTAGTTTCCATGATCATTATCTTAGCTACTTTTGCTTTATATATAGGAATCGCAGTCTACAATAAAGCAACACAAACATCGGACTTTTACGTAGCTGGTCGAGGTGTTCCACCAGTATTTAACGGAATGGCAATTGGAGCAGATTGGATGAGTGCAGCTTCCTTCATTGGTCTTGCAGGTACCATTATGCTTCTTGGATACGACGGCCTTGCCTACATAATGGGTTGGACGGGTGGATACTTATTTTTAACTTTCCTACTAGCACCTCAACTTCGAAAGTACGGCCGTTATACTGTTCCAGAGTTTATCGGTGATCGTTATAACAGCCACTCGGCTCGAGTTATTGCGGCGATCTGTACCATCCTAATCAGTTTCGTGTACTCTATCGGTCAACTATCTGGATCCGGAGTAGTTATCGGACGTCTTTTCGAAATTGATGCGAAAGTCGGAACAATGATAGGCGTTGTCCTAATTGCTTTCTACGCAGCATTCGGTGGTATGAAAGGAATCACTTGGACGCAAGTCGCACAATATTTAGTGCTAATTATCGCATACATTATTCCAGTTGTTTTCATGTCTTTACAAATTACAGCGAATCCACTTCCATGGTTATCTTATGGTTCCATCGTAGAGAAAATGGGTCAGCTAGACAGAGATTTAGGAATATCCGAATACTTCGCACCGTTCACCAACGGAACGAAATGGCAATTCCTTGCGCTTATGTTTACACTGATGGCGGGAACAGCGGGACTTCCACACGTTATCGTTCGTTTCTATACAGTTTCTACAATGAAAGCAGCTCGATGGTCAGGAGCATGGGCACTACTATTCATCGGACTTCTTTATTTAACGGCACCGGCTTACGCGGCATTTTCTCGATTTATTCTAATGACGAAAATTGCAGGAAGCGAACTAGCAAACTTACCAGCATGGACAAAATCATGGGTAGACACTGGAAAGCTGCAGCTTGCAGACAATAACGAAGATGGGATCCTACAGTGGTCCGAACTAGTCATTTCCAACGATATCGTCGTTATGGCAACTCCAGAGATTGCAAATTTAGGAATGTTTGTGATTGGATTAGTGGCAGCAGGAGCAATGGCGGCAGCACTATCTACTGCGGGTGGACTACTAATCTCCATTTCTTCTTCTTTTGCACATGATATCTATTATCGCGTTTTAAAACCAGATGCTTCAGAAAGAAATCGCTTATTCGTAGCACGTGCTACCATTATTGGGGCAACTGTCATTGCAGGTTTAGTCGCACTGAACCCTCCAGGAGTAATTACTCAAATCGTTGCATGGGCGTTTGCCATTGCTTCGGGTACCTTCTTCCCAGCGCTTATCTTAGGAGTTTGGTGGAAGCGATCTAACACACCAGGTGTCATATCGGGTCTTCTTATTGGATTACTGGTAACACTAACGTATATTTTCCTTGCTAGAGCAGGCTTCACGGTTGCAGGCATTGGTGATACAGGAGCAGGCGTGTTTGGTGCAGCAGCTGGTTTCCTTTCCAACATAGTTGTTTCCTTATTTACAAAAGCACCATCGAAAGAACTGCAGGATGAAGTAACAAATCTTCGTTATCCAGAGCAAATGGTCTACAAAGATGGTGATGTATTTATGAAGTAG
- a CDS encoding DUF4212 domain-containing protein has protein sequence MKKIDRAKAEAYVKEKNRYMAIYFLIGFLASFGVVFFAEPLSAITINGFPFHYFMGAQGAILIFIILLFVNAKVSDKIDQKYGIDETRNVMLSEGKAMDH, from the coding sequence GTGAAGAAAATAGATCGTGCAAAAGCAGAAGCATATGTAAAAGAAAAAAATCGTTACATGGCCATCTACTTCCTCATCGGATTTCTAGCAAGCTTTGGAGTCGTCTTTTTTGCAGAACCGCTATCCGCCATTACAATCAACGGATTTCCGTTCCACTATTTTATGGGTGCGCAAGGTGCCATCTTAATTTTTATCATTCTACTATTTGTTAATGCGAAAGTCAGTGATAAAATCGATCAGAAATACGGAATCGACGAAACACGTAACGTCATGCTGAGCGAAGGAAAAGCAATGGACCACTAA
- a CDS encoding M23 family metallopeptidase, translating to MREEKNRTSQKIGNMKKKRWLYPALYLVLAAIAVSGILWYNATGNDVAEQGPNGEELAGQGNEEAVEVNASFETLSLPVLEADAAEIFQGFYDPTADAADQEAALVVFEQQYHQNQGLNIKNAEGTSFEVVAALSGTVAAVQEDALLGNVIEIDHGNGVMTHYSSVTNMEVAAGDMVKKGQPLGSAGTSQFNQEAGTHVHFEVRHNGEAINPETYLNQPLAALLEARAAEEKAEKDAAENTDDNAAGETSEETDAHTGADTNTDSDADAADDTEAEAGDDTDANADDNNADAEADDQADENATESDDQN from the coding sequence ATGAGAGAGGAAAAAAACAGAACTTCTCAAAAAATCGGTAATATGAAAAAGAAACGTTGGTTGTACCCAGCACTATATCTAGTATTGGCAGCAATCGCAGTATCAGGAATTCTATGGTATAACGCAACAGGTAACGATGTAGCAGAGCAAGGTCCAAACGGTGAAGAACTAGCAGGTCAAGGAAATGAAGAAGCAGTTGAAGTAAACGCTTCATTCGAAACTCTTTCTCTACCAGTACTAGAAGCAGACGCAGCGGAAATCTTCCAAGGATTCTATGATCCTACTGCAGACGCAGCAGATCAAGAAGCAGCACTAGTAGTTTTTGAACAGCAGTACCACCAAAACCAAGGTCTAAACATCAAGAACGCAGAAGGCACAAGCTTTGAAGTAGTAGCTGCTCTATCTGGAACAGTTGCTGCAGTACAAGAAGACGCTTTACTAGGAAACGTTATTGAAATCGACCATGGCAACGGTGTAATGACGCACTACTCTTCCGTAACAAACATGGAAGTAGCAGCGGGAGACATGGTGAAAAAAGGTCAGCCACTTGGAAGCGCTGGAACTAGCCAATTTAACCAAGAAGCTGGAACGCACGTACACTTTGAAGTACGTCACAACGGTGAAGCGATTAATCCAGAAACATATCTAAATCAACCACTAGCTGCTCTACTTGAAGCACGTGCGGCTGAAGAAAAAGCAGAAAAAGATGCAGCAGAAAACACAGACGACAATGCAGCAGGTGAAACATCTGAAGAAACAGATGCGCACACTGGTGCAGATACAAATACAGATTCCGATGCTGACGCAGCGGATGATACAGAAGCAGAAGCAGGCGATGACACGGATGCAAACGCAGACGACAACAACGCTGACGCAGAAGCAGATGATCAAGCAGACGAAAACGCAACAGAGTCTGACGATCAAAACTAA